Proteins encoded together in one Anopheles darlingi chromosome 3, idAnoDarlMG_H_01, whole genome shotgun sequence window:
- the LOC125953353 gene encoding uncharacterized protein LOC125953353 produces the protein MARFMVKNGAAKVVLVVLLVLTSVIHGAPQKKPYEKLSALKARAEQLVEASKQQPAAGTEDQQHTDESEETLEQIQAKSAQYAYDTSVNDTINDHSIQRKEERNGLSLKGYYSYSDGFFKRTVHYEADDKGYRVVKELSIPIGNGPQVDPNGKADVSSSLTGSYSITADDIAKPQRKSASDEDEDEAAAAAEDEEEAEGDSEEQ, from the coding sequence ATGGCTCGTTTCATGGTGAAGAATGGTGCAGCCAAGGTTGTGCTTGTAGTGCTACTAGTGCTGACGAGCGTAATACACGGTGCACCACAGAAGAAACCGTACGAGAAGCTATCAGCGCTGAAGGCTCGCGCTGAGCAGCTCGTGGAAGCGTCTAAGCAGCAGCCTGCTGCGGGGACCGAagaccagcagcacacggacgaaagcgaagaaacgcTGGAGCAGATACAGGCCAAATCGGCCCAGTACGCGTACGACACCTCGGTGAACGATACGATCAACGATCACTCGATCCAGCGCAAGGAGGAACGTAATGGGCTCTCGCTGAAGGGTTACTACTCGTATAGCGATGGATTTTTCAAGCGTACCGTACACTACGAAGCGGACGATAAGGGCTACCGTGTGGTCAAGGAGCTTAGCATCCCGATCGGTAATGGACCACAGGTTGACCCGAACGGTAAGGCCGACGTGTCATCATCGCTGACCGGATCATATTCCATCACTGCCGATGATATTGCGAAACCGCAACGGAAGTCTGCATCGgacgaggatgaagatgaagcggcggcagcagcagaggacgaagaggaagcGGAAGGGGACAGTGAGGAGCAGTAG
- the LOC125953358 gene encoding uncharacterized protein LOC125953358 isoform X1, with amino-acid sequence MTKIVTYQLVSLAIMLVAVECSSTAECPTPSTVATCTPKCSTDQDCVSIQGKCCANGCNQKSCIEYTKLANPDKFTSDVGTYCGNIKCNPFEKCEIDRATKRQKCVRA; translated from the exons ATGA CTAAAATCGTAACATATCAGCTAGTCAGTCTAGCCATCATGCTAGTTGCGGTGGAATGTTCTT CCACTGCTGAATGTCCAACGCCATCCACGGTGGCGACCTGTACGCCCAAGTGTTCCACCGATCAGGATTGCGTATCGATCCAGGGTAAGTGCTGCGCCAACGGTTGTAATCAGAAGTCGTGCATTGAGTATACCAAGCTGGCAAACCCCGATAAGT TTACTTCTGATGTGGGCACGTATTGCGGTAACATCAAATGTAATCCGTTCGAAAAAtgtgaaatcgatcgagcCACTAAGCGTCAGAAGTGTGTTCGTGCCTAG
- the LOC125953356 gene encoding uncharacterized protein LOC125953356, which translates to MNSLVLKRTLESMIRISHFVRLRLRLIPIVERLESQLIWVGSHSDRLSLNWSFSERRSSSIRFQQNIQYKMTKIAILALCLAAVLVAVECSSTGDCPAASKVSSCSPKCLTDRDCSSTGGKCCSNGCNLKSCVERTKLVQGGDKYSSGSGSYCGSTKCSSFEKCGVDPSTKRPKCVRA; encoded by the exons aTGAATAGCCTGGTTTTGAAACGAACCCTTGAGTCCATGATCCGCATCAGTCACTTTGTCCGGCTAAGGCTGCGACTCATACCCATAGTGGAGAGGCTGGAATCACAGCTTATCTGGGTTGGCTCCCATAGCGATCGGCTCAGTTTAAACTGGTCCTTTAGCGAGCGAAGATCATCGTCCATTCGATTCCAGCAGAATATTCAATACAAAATGA CTAAGATCGCTATCCTTGCCTTGTGCCTAGCTGCCGTGCTAGTTGCAGTGGAGTGTTCTT CCACTGGCGATTGCCCAGCTGCTTCGAAGGTGTCGTCCTGTTCCCCCAAGTGCCTGACCGACCGCGATTGCTCATCGACTGGTGGTAAGTGCTGCTCTAATGGCTGCAATCTGAAGTCGTGCGTCGAACGTACGAAACTGGTACAGGGTGGCGATAAGT ATTCTTCCGGTTCGGGCTCGTACTGCGGTAGCACCAAGTGTAGTTCGTTCGAGAAATGTGGCGTTGATCCGTCCACCAAGCGTCCGAAGTGTGTTCGTGCCTAG
- the LOC125953358 gene encoding uncharacterized protein LOC125953358 isoform X2: protein MLVAVECSSTAECPTPSTVATCTPKCSTDQDCVSIQGKCCANGCNQKSCIEYTKLANPDKFTSDVGTYCGNIKCNPFEKCEIDRATKRQKCVRA from the exons ATGCTAGTTGCGGTGGAATGTTCTT CCACTGCTGAATGTCCAACGCCATCCACGGTGGCGACCTGTACGCCCAAGTGTTCCACCGATCAGGATTGCGTATCGATCCAGGGTAAGTGCTGCGCCAACGGTTGTAATCAGAAGTCGTGCATTGAGTATACCAAGCTGGCAAACCCCGATAAGT TTACTTCTGATGTGGGCACGTATTGCGGTAACATCAAATGTAATCCGTTCGAAAAAtgtgaaatcgatcgagcCACTAAGCGTCAGAAGTGTGTTCGTGCCTAG